The Streptomyces sp. NBC_00454 DNA segment CCGTCCACGATCGAGGCATGGTTGGCGGCGTCGGAGACGACAAGGGTGCCCCGGCCGCTCAGCGCGGACACGGCGGCGAGGTTGGCCGCGTACCCGGAGGAGAGGACGAGCGCGGCCTCGAACCCGCAGAAGGCGGCGAGCTCCCGCTCGAGCTCCGCATGAAGTTCGGTCGTCCCGGTGACCAGGCGGGATCCAGTGGCTCCACCGCCCCAGCGCTCGGCCGCCTCGCGCGCGCCCCGCACGGTCTCGGGGTGCCGGGACAGCCCCAGGTAGTCGTTGCTCGCGAGGTCGAGGAGCGGCGAGGAGGCCGGGCGCGGGCGCAGCGTCCGGACAAGTCCGGCTTGTTCCCGGGCCCGCTCCGCGTCGTCGATCCAGGAGAAGACGTCCGCGGGGGCGGCGGTGTGCTGGTCGGGCATCGGCAGTCCTCGCGTTTTGTCGGCAGTCCACAGACCTGACCGACCCTAGCCGTCACCACTCGACCGCCAAGTGTGGCGATACACACACTCTCTTCAAGCCATGTTGTTGGATCTCTCCTTGGCCGGGAGTGGTCACGTGGGACAGGATCGGCGTCATGGACCTGCTGAACACCCTCGTGGACAAGGGGCTGCGGCGCGAGCTGCCGACCCGTGAAGAAGCACTCGCCGTGCTGGCTACCTCTGACGACGAACTGCTCGACGTGGTCGCCGCGGCCGGCAAGGTGCGCCGCCAGTGGTTCGGCCGTCGGGTCAAGCTGAACTACCTGGTGAACCTCAAGTCGGGGCTGTGCCCGGAGGACTGCTCGTACTGTTCCCAGCGGCTGGGTTCGAAGGCCGAGATCCTCAAGTACACCTGGCTGAAGCCCGAGGAGGCCTCGCAGGCCGCCGCCGCCGGCGTGGCCGGCGGGGCGAAGCGGGTCTGCCTGGTGGCGAGCGGGCGCGGCCCGACGGACCGCGACGTGGACCGTGTCGGCAAGACCATCGAGGCCATCAAGGAGAACAACGAGGGCGTCGAGGTGTGCGCCTGCCTCGGTCTGCTGTCGGACGGCCAGGCGGAGCGCCTGAAGGACGCGGGTGCGGATGCCTACAACCACAACCTCAACACCTCCGAGGCCACGTACGGCCAGATCACCAAGACCCACACCTACGCGGACCGGGTCGACACAGTACAAAAGGCGCACGCCGCCGGGCTGTCGGCCTGTTCCGGTCTGATCGCGGGCATGGGCGAGAGCGACGAGGACCTCGTCGATGTCGTCTACGCGCTGCGCGACCTCGACAGCGACTCGGTGCCGGTCAACTTCCTGATCCCCTTCGAGGGCACCCCGCTCGCCAAGGAGTGGAA contains these protein-coding regions:
- the bioB gene encoding biotin synthase BioB; its protein translation is MDLLNTLVDKGLRRELPTREEALAVLATSDDELLDVVAAAGKVRRQWFGRRVKLNYLVNLKSGLCPEDCSYCSQRLGSKAEILKYTWLKPEEASQAAAAGVAGGAKRVCLVASGRGPTDRDVDRVGKTIEAIKENNEGVEVCACLGLLSDGQAERLKDAGADAYNHNLNTSEATYGQITKTHTYADRVDTVQKAHAAGLSACSGLIAGMGESDEDLVDVVYALRDLDSDSVPVNFLIPFEGTPLAKEWNLTPQRALRILAMVRFVCPDVEVRIAGGREVHLRTLQPLALHVANSIFLGDYLTSEGQAGQADLDMIADAGFEVEGAGTTTLPAHRSEQAAAATGGCGSQGAGASVCGSSATADEAGCGSACGGCSGHAGHEAPVPAQAEAGEVRSGLVAVRRRGAGTDLAPNA